The Halichoerus grypus chromosome 9, mHalGry1.hap1.1, whole genome shotgun sequence genome has a window encoding:
- the TMEM14A gene encoding transmembrane protein 14A isoform X2 produces the protein MRAAGRHRPEPAGPAQRREVPRRIGRRWPRGQLPDTSRIATLPMDLIGFGYAALVTFGSILGYKRRGGVPSLIAGLLIGFLAGYGAYRVSNDKRDVKLSLFTAFFLATIMGVRYKRSKKIMPAGLVAGLSLMMILRLVLLLL, from the exons ATGCGCGCCGCGGGAAGGCACCGCCCGGAACCGGCAGGCCCTGCCCAGCGCCGCGAGGTACCGCGCAGAATCGGGAGGCGCTGGCCGCGGGGACAGCTTCCCGATACCAG TAGAATTGCAACCTTGCCAATGGACCTGATTGGTTTCGGTTATGCGGCCCTTGTGACATTTGGAAGCATCTTGGGATATAAGCGGAGAG gcggTGTTCCATCTTTGATCGCTGGTCTTCTTATTGGATTTTTGGCTGGCTATGGCGCCTACCGTGTCTCCAATGACAAGCGAGACGTCAAACTGTCACTGT TTACAGCTTTCTTCCTGGCCACCATAATGGGTGTGAGGTATAAGAGATCAAAGAAAATCATGCCAGCTGGGCTGGTTGCAGGCTTAAG CCTCATGATGATTCTGAGACTTGTCTTATTGTTGCTCTGA
- the TMEM14A gene encoding transmembrane protein 14A isoform X3, giving the protein MDLIGFGYAALVTFGSILGYKRRGGVPSLIAGLLIGFLAGYGAYRVSNDKRDVKLSLFTAFFLATIMGVRYKRSKKIMPAGLVAGLSLMMILRLVLLLL; this is encoded by the exons ATGGACCTGATTGGTTTCGGTTATGCGGCCCTTGTGACATTTGGAAGCATCTTGGGATATAAGCGGAGAG gcggTGTTCCATCTTTGATCGCTGGTCTTCTTATTGGATTTTTGGCTGGCTATGGCGCCTACCGTGTCTCCAATGACAAGCGAGACGTCAAACTGTCACTGT TTACAGCTTTCTTCCTGGCCACCATAATGGGTGTGAGGTATAAGAGATCAAAGAAAATCATGCCAGCTGGGCTGGTTGCAGGCTTAAG CCTCATGATGATTCTGAGACTTGTCTTATTGTTGCTCTGA
- the TMEM14A gene encoding transmembrane protein 14A isoform X1 — protein sequence MRAAGRHRPEPAGPAQRREVPRRIGRRWPRGQLPDTSSRIATLPMDLIGFGYAALVTFGSILGYKRRGGVPSLIAGLLIGFLAGYGAYRVSNDKRDVKLSLFTAFFLATIMGVRYKRSKKIMPAGLVAGLSLMMILRLVLLLL from the exons ATGCGCGCCGCGGGAAGGCACCGCCCGGAACCGGCAGGCCCTGCCCAGCGCCGCGAGGTACCGCGCAGAATCGGGAGGCGCTGGCCGCGGGGACAGCTTCCCGATACCAG CAGTAGAATTGCAACCTTGCCAATGGACCTGATTGGTTTCGGTTATGCGGCCCTTGTGACATTTGGAAGCATCTTGGGATATAAGCGGAGAG gcggTGTTCCATCTTTGATCGCTGGTCTTCTTATTGGATTTTTGGCTGGCTATGGCGCCTACCGTGTCTCCAATGACAAGCGAGACGTCAAACTGTCACTGT TTACAGCTTTCTTCCTGGCCACCATAATGGGTGTGAGGTATAAGAGATCAAAGAAAATCATGCCAGCTGGGCTGGTTGCAGGCTTAAG CCTCATGATGATTCTGAGACTTGTCTTATTGTTGCTCTGA